The Terriglobales bacterium genomic interval TGACATGGCCAGAAATACCGCCATCCGTGTGAAGTTCGAACTCAAAAGCGGTGCAGCCCTGCGCGTGAACCGTTGTAGGGCCTTCCTCTGCCCATAACCCTTGTGCGGTATTGGTGCTCAGATCGTAAGAGCCAGAAGGCAGCGGCTCAAATTCGTAGTTTCCATCACTATTCGTTAGAGCAGAGTACTCAAGGCCGTCTGACACTCGCTTCGCGATCACTTTGTGGTTCGGAACCGGGACTGACGTGCTCCATCTTGTGCCATCTTCATTGACATTCTGAACCTCACGGTACAGGTATCCCGAGATGAGCCCTGAATCAGTCATCGCTGCCAGACGTCGAAGCGTGGTGATGGCGGTCTGCGCATCGGCAATCGGTTTGCTGGGGCTGCCATAGTTCAGCAGGAGTTCTTTGGTCTTGTCGTCACGCCACAAATAGAAGAGCCACTGGTCGCCCGGGAGGATCTCCGGAAGACAGTCGCCTTGGTTTGTGGTCACCTTCAGTTGGCTTGCAGCGTCACCCAGAAAAATCTCCTGGGGCATTAACTGAAGGAGCTTCTCGCTAT includes:
- a CDS encoding carboxypeptidase-like regulatory domain-containing protein — protein: SEKLLQLMPQEIFLGDAASQLKVTTNQGDCLPEILPGDQWLFYLWRDDKTKELLLNYGSPSKPIADAQTAITTLRRLAAMTDSGLISGYLYREVQNVNEDGTRWSTSVPVPNHKVIAKRVSDGLEYSALTNSDGNYEFEPLPSGSYDLSTNTAQGLWAEEGPTTVHAQGCTAFEFELHTDGGISGHVRSADGKPFKIHPWVEVESEGGEHFQSFYADEHGYFEARGLEPGRYLVGIGMRAEPETPEWRSRVYYPGVRTREKATVIELGKAETRNNIDFPLPNSGPR